One Halovivax ruber XH-70 genomic region harbors:
- a CDS encoding helix-turn-helix domain-containing protein: MSVIAEVRIPPDDFELGQILDLDETSAIELETLVPSGDVTVPLFWVYEPVENGFLEAVERYPTVNSVTEVDVFEDRTLFRLDWDASQDHLFKCILGNDGQILGATGTSKKWDFEIRFPHREVLSQCQTCCEDAHISLEFVRVYNPAGPESGPWYGLSDPQREALSLAVRLGYYDIPRGCTTEELADELGISDQAVTERLRRAIGAFVRHSLLTPESEE, encoded by the coding sequence ATGAGTGTGATAGCGGAGGTTCGAATACCACCCGATGACTTCGAGCTCGGGCAGATTCTCGATCTCGATGAAACGTCGGCCATCGAACTCGAAACGCTCGTCCCGAGTGGGGACGTTACTGTGCCACTCTTCTGGGTCTACGAACCGGTCGAAAACGGCTTTCTCGAAGCCGTCGAGCGCTATCCGACTGTCAATAGCGTCACGGAGGTGGACGTGTTCGAAGACAGAACCCTATTCAGGCTCGATTGGGATGCGAGCCAGGACCATCTCTTTAAATGCATCTTGGGCAACGATGGACAGATACTGGGCGCCACCGGAACGTCCAAAAAGTGGGATTTCGAGATTCGATTCCCCCACCGAGAAGTGTTGAGCCAGTGTCAAACCTGCTGTGAGGACGCGCACATCTCACTGGAGTTCGTTCGCGTATACAACCCTGCGGGCCCAGAGTCTGGTCCGTGGTACGGATTGAGCGATCCACAACGCGAAGCGCTTTCGCTCGCCGTTCGACTGGGATACTACGACATTCCACGAGGCTGTACGACCGAAGAGCTCGCGGACGAACTCGGGATTTCAGATCAAGCAGTGACGGAGCGTCTGCGTCGTGCCATCGGGGCGTTCGTTCGGCATTCACTCCTCACCCCCGAATCCGAGGAGTAA
- a CDS encoding DUF7344 domain-containing protein, producing the protein MDENAERDGHGLQQIDGLASSANRARAVSPDRLVSVVANGHRRAILNSLTSASDQTLEYDALVDRVADRVRDEDTERAADEQHQRVRIALTHTHLPKLEEVRLIDYETETGLVQFVGGELEQELLTLLASYGVDE; encoded by the coding sequence ATGGACGAGAATGCAGAGCGAGACGGACATGGTCTCCAGCAGATCGACGGGCTCGCCAGTTCGGCGAATCGAGCGAGAGCGGTCTCCCCCGATCGGCTTGTGTCGGTAGTAGCGAACGGACATCGACGAGCGATCCTCAACTCACTGACTAGCGCATCCGATCAGACACTGGAATACGATGCGCTTGTAGACCGTGTTGCAGACAGGGTTCGGGACGAAGACACTGAGCGAGCAGCCGACGAACAGCACCAACGCGTCCGGATCGCGCTGACCCATACCCACCTCCCAAAACTGGAGGAGGTCCGACTAATCGACTACGAGACAGAAACGGGGCTCGTCCAGTTCGTTGGCGGTGAACTCGAACAAGAACTCCTGACGCTGCTTGCGTCGTACGGCGTCGACGAGTGA
- a CDS encoding cytidine deaminase: METEPLSAKDEALIDRITETNERTFDPDFFDGAHIVAACVRTTDGSVYEGVSLPASIGRASMCGEPVAVGAAIADGYSHDEIETSVAVAYPMPAHDADDARVIPPCGSCRELLADYNEEMRVIVPVDGENRVVPAIDLLPTRTW, translated from the coding sequence ATGGAGACTGAACCACTCTCGGCGAAAGACGAAGCCCTCATCGACCGGATCACGGAGACGAACGAACGCACGTTCGATCCGGACTTCTTCGATGGCGCACACATCGTCGCTGCCTGCGTGCGGACGACGGACGGCTCGGTGTACGAGGGCGTGAGTTTACCGGCGAGCATCGGCCGCGCGTCGATGTGTGGCGAACCGGTCGCCGTCGGCGCCGCGATCGCCGATGGGTACAGTCACGACGAGATCGAAACCAGCGTCGCCGTCGCGTACCCGATGCCCGCTCACGATGCGGACGACGCACGGGTGATCCCGCCCTGTGGGTCCTGTCGGGAACTGCTGGCAGATTACAACGAGGAAATGCGCGTCATCGTCCCCGTCGACGGTGAGAATCGGGTCGTGCCTGCGATCGATCTCCTCCCGACACGGACGTGGTGA
- a CDS encoding CPBP family intramembrane glutamic endopeptidase, translated as MVRDLSGIRSRIEHHRVRTFLLVVYGWSWGWDAVYLAFGWWETLPVYINTFPRQWGLPIGAVVIVWASDVPLRAWLGRVLQWRFHPGLYLGALVLPVFVTNVQPALAAFGGGTLRYSPPAPLSLLLGFFLLNVILFGGVEEFGWRGFLQRQFQGRLSVLSAGLAVGVLWWAWHLPLFLGHPNFTADPAVLLQYTTFVVGASTVLGALVNATDGGVLPAVGMHAAINVGAVLVGSGGVLEGVVPLAFLVGSGAWWLLATVLVARYGRSMIPGSTLEPLSEPSGRSGPSRPSPSRSVQNRR; from the coding sequence ATGGTCCGCGACCTCTCCGGGATCCGATCGCGAATCGAACACCACCGCGTTCGTACCTTCTTACTCGTCGTCTACGGCTGGTCCTGGGGGTGGGACGCGGTCTATCTCGCGTTCGGCTGGTGGGAGACGCTGCCGGTCTACATCAACACGTTCCCACGACAGTGGGGGCTTCCGATCGGCGCCGTGGTGATCGTCTGGGCGAGCGACGTCCCGCTACGGGCGTGGCTCGGCCGCGTGCTCCAGTGGCGATTCCACCCTGGTCTGTACCTTGGCGCGCTCGTCCTTCCCGTATTCGTAACCAACGTTCAACCGGCGCTCGCCGCGTTCGGCGGCGGCACACTACGCTACTCGCCACCTGCCCCGCTGTCCCTGCTACTGGGATTCTTCCTGCTCAACGTGATCCTCTTCGGCGGCGTCGAGGAGTTCGGCTGGCGGGGATTCCTTCAGCGGCAGTTTCAGGGCCGATTGTCGGTGCTTTCGGCGGGACTCGCCGTCGGCGTCCTGTGGTGGGCGTGGCACCTCCCGCTGTTCCTCGGCCACCCGAACTTCACCGCCGACCCGGCCGTCCTCCTCCAGTATACGACGTTCGTCGTCGGCGCGTCGACCGTACTCGGTGCACTCGTCAACGCCACCGACGGCGGCGTGCTCCCGGCGGTGGGGATGCACGCCGCGATCAACGTCGGAGCCGTCCTGGTTGGATCGGGCGGCGTCTTAGAGGGGGTGGTACCGCTCGCGTTCCTCGTCGGCTCGGGCGCGTGGTGGCTGCTCGCCACCGTTCTGGTGGCGCGCTACGGGCGTTCGATGATACCCGGATCCACGCTCGAGCCACTGTCGGAGCCGTCTGGTCGCTCGGGTCCGAGCCGTCCATCACCCTCTCGATCGGTACAGAATCGTCGCTGA
- a CDS encoding MBL fold metallo-hydrolase → MVTTIAPDRLKQLLDDGEEYTLLDTRPEDSYEAWHVRGAQNYPFGPDEAVDGHLEEIEELVGDHDRVVTICAKGLSSGNLATQLAEELDDREVNAVDGGMKAWSGVYDHVEVDIGESARAVQLQRRAKGCLSSVVGCAETGEAVAVDPTEDIDEVKAAAAGSDLTISAVIDTHVHADHVSGGRRLADELDVPYYLGERATARDVEVDFDGLGRNETIEVGELTMKALYTPGHTSEMISILVGDEAVLTADTLHVNSVGRTELEFSDGDGDEGARMLYESIHRTLLSEPESVTVLPGHVTVTGDGEFEVGSPGEPITTSVGDARTGIDVLQLDEEDFVERLADPGEKPANYEDIIEINRGVRDPDPEERTELELGPNNCSA, encoded by the coding sequence ATGGTCACCACGATCGCTCCCGACCGGTTGAAGCAGTTGCTGGACGACGGGGAGGAGTACACATTGCTCGATACGCGTCCCGAGGACAGCTACGAGGCCTGGCACGTTCGTGGGGCACAGAACTACCCTTTCGGGCCCGACGAAGCGGTCGATGGCCACCTCGAGGAAATCGAGGAGTTGGTCGGCGACCACGACCGCGTCGTCACGATCTGTGCGAAGGGGCTCTCCTCGGGCAACCTGGCCACCCAGCTCGCCGAGGAACTGGACGACCGGGAAGTGAACGCTGTCGACGGCGGGATGAAGGCCTGGAGCGGCGTCTACGACCACGTCGAGGTAGATATCGGCGAGTCCGCCCGCGCGGTCCAGCTCCAGCGCCGAGCCAAGGGCTGTCTCTCCTCCGTCGTCGGTTGCGCGGAGACGGGCGAGGCCGTGGCCGTCGACCCGACGGAGGACATAGACGAGGTGAAAGCCGCGGCCGCCGGGAGCGACCTGACGATCTCGGCCGTGATCGACACGCACGTCCACGCCGATCACGTCTCTGGCGGCCGCCGGCTGGCCGACGAACTCGACGTGCCGTACTACCTGGGCGAGCGGGCCACAGCACGCGACGTCGAGGTCGACTTCGATGGACTCGGGCGGAACGAGACGATCGAAGTCGGCGAACTCACGATGAAGGCGCTGTACACGCCGGGCCACACGAGCGAGATGATCTCTATCCTGGTCGGCGACGAAGCGGTTCTAACAGCGGACACGCTACACGTGAATTCCGTGGGCCGGACCGAACTGGAGTTTTCAGATGGCGACGGCGACGAAGGCGCCCGGATGCTCTACGAGTCGATCCACCGGACGCTGCTTTCCGAACCCGAATCCGTAACCGTACTCCCCGGCCACGTCACGGTCACCGGAGATGGGGAGTTCGAAGTCGGATCCCCCGGCGAGCCGATCACGACCAGCGTCGGCGACGCCCGGACCGGGATCGACGTCCTCCAGCTCGACGAGGAGGATTTCGTCGAGCGGCTGGCCGATCCGGGCGAGAAACCGGCCAACTACGAGGACATCATCGAGATCAATCGTGGCGTCCGTGATCCGGACCCCGAAGAACGGACGGAACTCGAGCTGGGCCCGAACAATTGTTCGGCGTGA